The Thiothrix subterranea genome has a segment encoding these proteins:
- a CDS encoding O-antigen ligase family protein: MTTSRLPQQIVFGVTCLLLLFSPLMRAGNTAMALLIMQCMGLIMLATIGWWGLCRQRFTGAIWWFLLFALSILTLYLMPLPESLWRTLPGRDLYVQVYDWLDENGKADAYLALSVIPTNSLYSLLAVLPALAVFLAVGSMNKKHTLYSLYVFLGIAALQAAYGLSQYAAGFTDSATGSYPNRDHFSTLMEIAFPLAAGLTAYTIGRRHVQDDGHDLNHFIHKFNHALIFGSIALLLLLAGVFSRSRAGVALIILGLLLCSLLFARHIGGKRSAGMGVVISTIGFGIASSIGLIPVLNRFVQANPMEDERWRILEVSWQAVQQFFPFGTGLGTYADVYHAFQPVEQIGFAHNAHNDYLELLLETGVVGLGIILAVLALYAYGWWQMREQSWGQERFIKVGAGIGILLMLLHASVDFNFHIPANAVFFAFLAGLFLKRPLVEPNHRSRHNLQRP, from the coding sequence ATGACAACTTCCCGCTTACCTCAACAAATTGTATTTGGGGTGACATGCCTGTTATTGCTTTTTTCCCCACTAATGAGAGCTGGTAATACAGCAATGGCTTTGCTCATCATGCAATGCATGGGCTTAATTATGCTGGCAACAATTGGTTGGTGGGGCTTATGCCGTCAACGGTTTACAGGTGCGATATGGTGGTTTCTGCTATTCGCACTTAGTATTCTAACGCTGTATTTAATGCCTTTACCCGAAAGTCTATGGCGTACATTACCCGGAAGGGATCTGTACGTACAAGTGTATGACTGGCTTGATGAAAACGGTAAAGCTGACGCCTATCTAGCATTGTCAGTCATTCCTACCAACAGTCTATACAGTTTACTCGCAGTTTTACCGGCTTTAGCGGTGTTTCTCGCGGTCGGCAGTATGAATAAAAAGCATACATTATACAGTCTGTATGTCTTTCTTGGTATTGCGGCTTTACAAGCCGCTTATGGCTTATCGCAATACGCTGCTGGTTTCACTGATAGTGCTACTGGCAGTTACCCTAACCGTGACCATTTTTCAACTTTAATGGAAATAGCCTTTCCTCTTGCCGCAGGGTTAACAGCTTATACTATTGGTCGCCGTCATGTGCAGGATGACGGACATGATCTTAACCATTTTATTCACAAATTTAACCATGCACTGATTTTCGGCAGTATTGCCTTATTATTATTACTGGCTGGGGTTTTTTCGCGTTCCCGGGCGGGTGTTGCATTAATCATACTGGGACTTTTACTGTGCAGCTTGCTGTTTGCACGTCATATCGGCGGTAAACGTTCAGCAGGCATGGGGGTAGTCATCAGCACCATTGGGTTTGGAATTGCCAGCAGCATTGGGCTGATTCCCGTATTAAATCGCTTTGTCCAAGCCAACCCAATGGAAGATGAGCGCTGGCGAATACTCGAAGTCAGTTGGCAAGCTGTCCAACAATTTTTTCCTTTTGGTACGGGTCTGGGTACTTATGCCGATGTTTACCATGCCTTTCAGCCGGTTGAACAAATCGGCTTTGCCCATAACGCCCATAACGATTACTTAGAACTCTTGCTGGAAACCGGGGTGGTAGGCTTAGGCATTATTCTCGCTGTTCTAGCGCTGTATGCTTACGGCTGGTGGCAAATGCGTGAGCAATCTTGGGGACAAGAGCGTTTCATCAAGGTTGGTGCAGGCATCGGCATTTTGCTGATGCTCCTACACGCCTCGGTAGATTTTAATTTTCACATCCCTGCTAACGCTGTCTTTTTCGCATTTTTAGCTGGTTTATTTCTAAAGCGGCCTCTGGTGGAACCTAATCACCGTTCAAGACACAACCTGCAACGCCCGTAA
- a CDS encoding class I SAM-dependent methyltransferase: MSDWTSGYVADIGYTYGYYPELNPLRVKLAFLHAGMVFPDVGTACELGFGQGMSINLHAAASTTQWCGTDFNPAQAAFAQDAASVSGSAARLYDEAFAEFAQRDDLPDFDYIGMHGIWSWISDENRGVIVDFLRRKLKVGGVLYISYNTLPGWGAFAPMRHLMTEHARVIGAEGNGIVNRVNGAIDFTEKLLATNPSYSRANPQIAERINKIKTQSRHYLAHEYFNRDWLPMHFGTMAEWLESAKLSYACSAHYLDHIDGVNLTADQQAFLKDIPDAQLREAVRDFMVNQQFRRDYWVKGARRFNSLEQAEALRAQKVILIAHRADVPLKVNGDLGEASMSEAVYTPILDLMADYRARTLGQIAQAVQEQGISIGQVVQAAMVLTGGSFMAAVQADVTVNRARKHTDKLNAWLMDKSRGSTDVSYLASPVIGGGVTVGRFQQLFLLALSQGKKSPMEQAGFVWQILAAQGHKLLKEGKTLETTEENLAELTAQAQTFAEKRLPVLRALQVVS, translated from the coding sequence ATGTCTGATTGGACTTCTGGCTACGTGGCTGATATTGGCTATACCTATGGTTACTACCCTGAATTGAACCCGTTGCGGGTAAAGCTGGCGTTTCTGCACGCAGGCATGGTATTTCCTGACGTCGGTACTGCTTGTGAACTGGGTTTCGGTCAGGGGATGAGCATCAACCTGCACGCCGCCGCTTCCACCACGCAATGGTGTGGGACAGACTTTAATCCGGCACAAGCGGCTTTCGCGCAAGATGCCGCGAGCGTATCAGGTTCTGCCGCACGGCTTTACGATGAGGCATTCGCTGAATTCGCTCAGCGTGATGACCTGCCGGATTTTGATTACATCGGTATGCACGGTATCTGGAGCTGGATTTCGGATGAAAACCGTGGCGTGATCGTTGATTTCTTGCGTCGCAAGCTCAAGGTCGGCGGTGTGCTTTACATCAGTTACAATACTTTGCCGGGCTGGGGCGCGTTTGCACCCATGCGTCACCTCATGACCGAACACGCCCGCGTTATCGGCGCAGAGGGGAATGGCATTGTTAATCGCGTCAACGGTGCCATCGACTTTACTGAAAAGCTGCTCGCCACCAACCCCAGCTACAGTCGTGCCAATCCACAAATTGCGGAACGCATCAACAAAATCAAAACACAGAGCCGCCATTATCTGGCACATGAATACTTCAACCGCGACTGGTTACCCATGCACTTCGGTACGATGGCGGAATGGCTGGAAAGCGCCAAACTCAGTTATGCTTGTTCCGCGCATTACCTTGATCACATTGATGGGGTCAATCTGACAGCGGATCAACAAGCGTTCTTGAAAGACATACCGGATGCCCAGCTACGCGAAGCGGTACGTGATTTCATGGTCAATCAGCAATTCCGCCGCGATTATTGGGTTAAGGGTGCACGTCGATTCAATTCACTGGAACAAGCGGAAGCATTGCGTGCGCAAAAGGTCATTTTGATAGCACACCGCGCCGACGTACCGTTGAAAGTTAATGGGGATTTAGGCGAAGCCAGTATGTCAGAAGCGGTATATACACCTATCCTGGATCTGATGGCGGATTACCGGGCGCGTACCCTTGGTCAGATTGCCCAAGCTGTACAGGAGCAAGGTATCAGCATTGGGCAAGTGGTACAGGCGGCGATGGTATTGACAGGAGGCAGTTTCATGGCTGCCGTACAAGCAGATGTCACCGTTAACCGAGCACGCAAACATACTGACAAGCTCAATGCTTGGTTGATGGATAAATCCCGTGGTAGCACTGATGTGAGTTATCTGGCAAGCCCCGTGATCGGCGGCGGCGTGACCGTGGGGCGTTTCCAGCAACTGTTTTTACTGGCATTGTCACAGGGTAAAAAGTCCCCAATGGAACAGGCGGGTTTTGTTTGGCAAATACTGGCAGCGCAAGGTCACAAGTTGCTTAAAGAAGGCAAAACGTTGGAAACCACAGAAGAAAACCTCGCTGAACTCACCGCGCAGGCACAAACCTTTGCGGAGAAGCGTTTACCTGTGTTACGGGCGTTGCAGGTTGTGTCTTGA
- a CDS encoding GumC family protein: MITQKYPSYDDDNSRPRQEVTSLSQRKFMTVNEPEPVPAIFEQDKSDDDEIDLRQLWSVIRRRRAVIFTLFILITLITLIFTLSITPIYRAGVTMEINQEEQRLLDYDVEAKASQGSSVNSKDFYQTHYELLKSRSLAERVISNMGIEDKLRGTQEQLAKPFYADWLEAFSTEETVQDATEVKGERPLADKFLANVTISPVKNSKIVNIQYDDASPEFAANAANAIAQNYISMNLERRAGTTRYAEQFLQEQLVLTKSKLEESEAKLADYAKQADILDINNENMKEQRLSGLSNALATAERDRISAETKYSQVKSADMASAVLASTTIQTLKKALTELEVRAQSVSSSTTINDPTIQRLEQEKAKLEADYQEKLEIYKPDYPLMVQLEQKINKIDTQLSKASSNIRTGIDQQIAELKTQIQQETRNIQNALKSDYLEAKQKEDELRAEMQTQVSGVQDLRDKRITYNTLNREVETNRNVYEGLLQRLKEVGVASGAVTNNIAVVDAAIVPYAVHKPNKKLNLALGAVLGLFIGVVAAFLLEFLDDRIKTKEDIERLLPLPLLGIAPAIGKRSKGSADTEYHLMTAEQPTSAVAEAFRSLRTNLMFATRTGAPRIMNVTSAGPSEGKSSAIINLATAFAQAGKKVLIIDGDLRKPTVHKRFKLDNSQGFVHFLTGQEKLEALVKPTLIPNVFAIPSGPIPPNPVELLSSEHLHELTMRAENGQLPYDLVMIDAPPVLGLADALIIGNHTRATLLITAYNETRKQPLHSAYERLRQARSHLLGVVLTKAKSAVGDSNYYSYDYYYSYGAGESSEGDGRTPKKKALTGKKAA; this comes from the coding sequence ATGATTACGCAAAAATACCCTTCTTATGACGATGATAATTCTCGCCCTCGGCAGGAAGTGACCTCACTGAGCCAACGTAAATTCATGACGGTTAACGAACCAGAACCTGTACCTGCTATTTTTGAGCAAGACAAAAGTGATGATGACGAAATCGATTTACGCCAATTATGGTCAGTAATTCGGCGGCGGCGTGCGGTAATCTTCACCCTGTTCATTTTGATCACGCTGATTACCTTAATCTTCACCCTGAGTATTACGCCCATTTATCGAGCAGGCGTTACCATGGAAATCAATCAAGAGGAACAACGTCTCTTGGATTACGATGTCGAGGCAAAAGCCTCACAAGGCAGCAGCGTAAATAGCAAAGATTTTTATCAAACCCATTATGAATTGCTCAAAAGCCGTAGCTTAGCTGAGCGCGTGATTAGCAATATGGGCATTGAAGACAAACTGCGTGGCACTCAAGAACAATTAGCCAAACCCTTCTACGCGGATTGGTTGGAAGCGTTTAGTACTGAAGAAACTGTGCAAGACGCCACCGAAGTCAAAGGTGAACGCCCCTTAGCGGATAAATTCTTGGCAAATGTCACCATTTCTCCGGTGAAAAACTCTAAAATCGTGAATATTCAATACGATGATGCCAGCCCAGAATTTGCTGCGAATGCTGCCAATGCCATTGCCCAAAACTACATCAGTATGAATTTGGAGCGTCGTGCCGGTACTACCCGTTACGCGGAGCAATTCCTGCAAGAACAGCTAGTCTTAACCAAAAGTAAGTTGGAAGAGTCCGAAGCCAAGCTTGCCGACTATGCTAAACAAGCCGATATTTTGGATATCAACAATGAGAATATGAAAGAACAGCGCTTATCTGGTTTGAGCAATGCATTAGCCACCGCCGAACGTGACCGCATCTCGGCTGAAACCAAGTATAGCCAAGTCAAATCAGCGGATATGGCTTCAGCGGTTTTGGCCAGCACCACGATCCAAACGCTCAAGAAAGCACTGACTGAACTGGAAGTAAGAGCACAATCAGTTAGCAGCAGTACCACGATTAACGACCCCACCATTCAACGCCTTGAACAAGAAAAGGCCAAGTTAGAAGCCGACTACCAAGAAAAGTTGGAAATTTACAAACCGGATTACCCGTTGATGGTACAGCTTGAGCAAAAAATCAATAAAATTGATACCCAACTGAGTAAAGCCAGTAGCAATATACGCACGGGTATTGATCAGCAAATTGCGGAATTGAAAACACAGATTCAACAAGAAACCCGCAATATCCAAAATGCCTTAAAATCAGATTATTTGGAAGCCAAGCAAAAAGAAGACGAATTGCGTGCAGAGATGCAAACCCAAGTATCAGGCGTGCAAGATTTACGTGACAAACGCATTACTTACAACACTTTAAACCGTGAAGTGGAAACCAATCGCAATGTATACGAAGGCTTATTGCAACGCCTTAAAGAAGTGGGAGTTGCCAGTGGCGCTGTCACCAACAATATTGCGGTGGTTGATGCGGCAATTGTGCCTTACGCTGTCCACAAACCTAACAAGAAGCTAAATCTGGCATTGGGTGCCGTACTGGGTTTATTCATTGGCGTGGTCGCTGCATTCTTATTGGAATTTTTGGATGACCGCATCAAAACCAAAGAAGACATTGAACGCTTATTACCGTTGCCATTACTGGGTATTGCCCCAGCGATTGGCAAACGCAGTAAAGGCAGCGCCGACACCGAGTATCACTTGATGACCGCTGAACAACCCACTTCGGCCGTCGCGGAGGCGTTCCGCTCGTTGCGTACCAATTTGATGTTTGCCACCCGCACCGGTGCACCACGCATTATGAACGTGACCAGTGCAGGCCCTAGCGAAGGGAAAAGTAGTGCGATCATTAACTTAGCGACGGCATTTGCGCAGGCAGGTAAAAAAGTATTGATTATTGACGGTGACTTACGCAAACCCACGGTACACAAACGCTTTAAACTGGATAATAGTCAGGGTTTTGTACATTTCCTAACCGGTCAGGAAAAATTGGAAGCATTGGTTAAACCGACACTGATTCCAAATGTGTTTGCGATTCCATCAGGGCCGATTCCGCCTAACCCGGTTGAGCTGCTATCCAGTGAACATTTGCATGAATTGACAATGCGAGCCGAAAATGGGCAACTGCCTTACGATCTGGTCATGATCGACGCGCCGCCAGTACTTGGCTTAGCCGATGCGTTAATTATTGGCAATCATACCCGCGCCACTTTGCTCATTACCGCATACAATGAAACCCGTAAGCAGCCCTTGCATTCTGCCTACGAGCGTTTGCGGCAAGCTCGCAGCCACCTGTTAGGCGTCGTGCTTACTAAAGCAAAAAGTGCGGTGGGTGATTCTAACTACTACAGTTATGACTACTACTACAGTTACGGAGCGGGGGAAAGCAGTGAGGGTGACGGGCGTACTCCGAAGAAAAAGGCGTTAACAGGGAAAAAAGCGGCGTAA